From a region of the Labrus mixtus chromosome 5, fLabMix1.1, whole genome shotgun sequence genome:
- the LOC132974246 gene encoding far upstream element-binding protein 3-like isoform X3 encodes MMAELVQGQASMNQPGLKSDGLADVLQRARQIVGKMGGEAMSHLNSSSGSVEPSLYYPGQKRPGEDGVGNQLAAMGHQSRVITEDYKVPDRMVGFIIGRGGEQITRIQLESGCKIQIAADSGGLMERPCSLTGTPESIEQAKRLLVQIVDRCRNGPGFHGDGEGGASVQEMLIPASKVGLVIGRGGDTIKQLQERAGVKMMMIQDGPMPTGADKPLRISGDPYKVQAARELVLEVIREKDGDFRSGRNDFSARLGGTSLDVPVPRFAVGIVIGRNGEMIKKIQNDAGVRIQFKADDGISPERVAMVMGQPDRCQHAVHLINELIQTAQERDGFGSALRSGRVRGRGDWTMGSPGPLQEVTYTIPADKCGLVIGKGGETIKSINQQSGAHVELQRNPPPSTDPNTRVFTIRGTAQQMDLARQLIDDKIGGSGIMSNGGFGFSPFTQGPATHQNCGSGQTFLTGVWGNTYQTSWQNPGQQDPGQQNQPQSLMTDYSKAWEDYYKKQSQSSQQSSVPDYTAALAEYYRQQPYLWNPAQIQDH; translated from the exons atcGTGGGAAAGATGGGCGGAGAAGCCATGTCCCACCTCAACAGCTCCTCAGGAAGTGTTGAGCCCTCCCTGTACTACCCTGGCCAGAAACGACCCGGAGAGGATGGCG ttGGTAACCAGCTAGCAGCCATGGGGCATCAAAG cagagTAATCACAGAGGATTACAAGGTCCCTGACAGAATGGTGGGGTTCA TTATCGGTAGAGGAGGTGAACAAATCACCAGGATCCAGTTGGAATCTGGCTGCAAGATCCAGATCGCTGCTG ACAGCGGTGGTTTGATGGAGCGACCATGTtccctgactggaactcctgaGAGCATTGA gCAGGCAAAGAGGCTTCTGGTCCAGATAGTGGATCGCTGTAGAAATGGTCCTGGTTTTCATGGCGACGGGGAAGGAGGGGCCTCTGTGCAGGAGATGCTCATCCCAGCCAGCAAGGTGGGGCTGGTGATCGGCCGAGGAGGAGACACCATCAAGCAGCTTCAG GAGCGAGCTggggtgaagatgatgatgatccaGGACGGTCCGATGCCAACAGGAGCAGATAAACCTCTCCGCATCTCTGGAGATCCATACAAAGTGCAG GCGGCAAGAGAGTTGGTGTTGGAGGTGATCCGGGAGAAGGATGGAGACTTCAGGTCAGGGCGCAATGACTTCAGCGCTCGACTTGGCGGAACCAGCCTGGAT GTTCCAGTTCCCCGGTTTGCTGTGGGAATCGTGATAGGCAGGAATGGAGAAATGATAAAAAAGATCCAAAATGATGCCGGGGTCCGAATCCAGTTTAAAGCAG ATGATGGCATCAGCCCAGAGCGTGTTGCTATGGTGATGGGTCAGCCAGACCGCTGTCAGCATGCTGTCCACCTCATCAATGAGCTCATCCAGACTGCTCAG gagcgTGATGGTTTTGGCTCTGCCCTGCGTAGTGGGAGGGTCAGAGGGCGTGGTGACTGGACTATGGGCTCTCCTGGTCCACTTCAGGAAGTGACCTACACCATCCCTGCTGACAAGTGTGGCCTGGTCATCGGCAAAG GTGGAGAAACCATTAAGAGTATTAACCAGCAGTCTGGGGCTCAtgtggagctgcagagaaaccCTCCCCCCTCCACTGACCCCAACACCCGGGTCTTCACCATCAGAGGCACCGCCCAACAGATGGACCTGGCCCGCCAGCTCATAGACGACAAGATTGGG GGTTCAGGCATCATGAGTAATGGAGGATTTGGCTTCAGTCCCTTCACCCAGGGCCCTGCTACACACCAGAA ctgtggcAGCGGGCAGACCTTCCTGACTGGTGTTTGGGGGAACACCTACCAGACCAGCTGGCAGAACCCTGGACAACAAGACcctg GTCAGCAGAACCAGCCTCAGAGCTTGATGACGGACTACAGTAAGGCCTGGGAGGACTACTACAAGAAACAGA GTCAGTCGTCTCAGCAGAGTTCGGTGCCAGACTACACTGCAGCGTTAGCAGAATACTACAGACAGCAGCCCTACCTGTGGAACCCTGCCCAGATACAG GATCACTAG
- the LOC132974246 gene encoding far upstream element-binding protein 3-like isoform X1, giving the protein MMAELVQGQASMNQPGLKSDGLADVLQRARQIVGKMGGEAMSHLNSSSGSVEPSLYYPGQKRPGEDGVGNQLAAMGHQSRVITEDYKVPDRMVGFIIGRGGEQITRIQLESGCKIQIAADSGGLMERPCSLTGTPESIEQAKRLLVQIVDRCRNGPGFHGDGEGGASVQEMLIPASKVGLVIGRGGDTIKQLQERAGVKMMMIQDGPMPTGADKPLRISGDPYKVQAARELVLEVIREKDGDFRSGRNDFSARLGGTSLDSVPLQVPVPRFAVGIVIGRNGEMIKKIQNDAGVRIQFKADDGISPERVAMVMGQPDRCQHAVHLINELIQTAQERDGFGSALRSGRVRGRGDWTMGSPGPLQEVTYTIPADKCGLVIGKGGETIKSINQQSGAHVELQRNPPPSTDPNTRVFTIRGTAQQMDLARQLIDDKIGGSGIMSNGGFGFSPFTQGPATHQNCGSGQTFLTGVWGNTYQTSWQNPGQQDPGQQNQPQSLMTDYSKAWEDYYKKQSQSSQQSSVPDYTAALAEYYRQQPYLWNPAQIQDH; this is encoded by the exons atcGTGGGAAAGATGGGCGGAGAAGCCATGTCCCACCTCAACAGCTCCTCAGGAAGTGTTGAGCCCTCCCTGTACTACCCTGGCCAGAAACGACCCGGAGAGGATGGCG ttGGTAACCAGCTAGCAGCCATGGGGCATCAAAG cagagTAATCACAGAGGATTACAAGGTCCCTGACAGAATGGTGGGGTTCA TTATCGGTAGAGGAGGTGAACAAATCACCAGGATCCAGTTGGAATCTGGCTGCAAGATCCAGATCGCTGCTG ACAGCGGTGGTTTGATGGAGCGACCATGTtccctgactggaactcctgaGAGCATTGA gCAGGCAAAGAGGCTTCTGGTCCAGATAGTGGATCGCTGTAGAAATGGTCCTGGTTTTCATGGCGACGGGGAAGGAGGGGCCTCTGTGCAGGAGATGCTCATCCCAGCCAGCAAGGTGGGGCTGGTGATCGGCCGAGGAGGAGACACCATCAAGCAGCTTCAG GAGCGAGCTggggtgaagatgatgatgatccaGGACGGTCCGATGCCAACAGGAGCAGATAAACCTCTCCGCATCTCTGGAGATCCATACAAAGTGCAG GCGGCAAGAGAGTTGGTGTTGGAGGTGATCCGGGAGAAGGATGGAGACTTCAGGTCAGGGCGCAATGACTTCAGCGCTCGACTTGGCGGAACCAGCCTGGAT TCTGTCCCTCTGCAGGTTCCAGTTCCCCGGTTTGCTGTGGGAATCGTGATAGGCAGGAATGGAGAAATGATAAAAAAGATCCAAAATGATGCCGGGGTCCGAATCCAGTTTAAAGCAG ATGATGGCATCAGCCCAGAGCGTGTTGCTATGGTGATGGGTCAGCCAGACCGCTGTCAGCATGCTGTCCACCTCATCAATGAGCTCATCCAGACTGCTCAG gagcgTGATGGTTTTGGCTCTGCCCTGCGTAGTGGGAGGGTCAGAGGGCGTGGTGACTGGACTATGGGCTCTCCTGGTCCACTTCAGGAAGTGACCTACACCATCCCTGCTGACAAGTGTGGCCTGGTCATCGGCAAAG GTGGAGAAACCATTAAGAGTATTAACCAGCAGTCTGGGGCTCAtgtggagctgcagagaaaccCTCCCCCCTCCACTGACCCCAACACCCGGGTCTTCACCATCAGAGGCACCGCCCAACAGATGGACCTGGCCCGCCAGCTCATAGACGACAAGATTGGG GGTTCAGGCATCATGAGTAATGGAGGATTTGGCTTCAGTCCCTTCACCCAGGGCCCTGCTACACACCAGAA ctgtggcAGCGGGCAGACCTTCCTGACTGGTGTTTGGGGGAACACCTACCAGACCAGCTGGCAGAACCCTGGACAACAAGACcctg GTCAGCAGAACCAGCCTCAGAGCTTGATGACGGACTACAGTAAGGCCTGGGAGGACTACTACAAGAAACAGA GTCAGTCGTCTCAGCAGAGTTCGGTGCCAGACTACACTGCAGCGTTAGCAGAATACTACAGACAGCAGCCCTACCTGTGGAACCCTGCCCAGATACAG GATCACTAG
- the LOC132974246 gene encoding far upstream element-binding protein 3-like isoform X4, with the protein MMAELVQGQASMNQPGLKSDGLADVLQRARQIVGKMGGEAMSHLNSSSGSVEPSLYYPGQKRPGEDGVGNQLAAMGHQRVITEDYKVPDRMVGFIIGRGGEQITRIQLESGCKIQIAADSGGLMERPCSLTGTPESIEQAKRLLVQIVDRCRNGPGFHGDGEGGASVQEMLIPASKVGLVIGRGGDTIKQLQERAGVKMMMIQDGPMPTGADKPLRISGDPYKVQAARELVLEVIREKDGDFRSGRNDFSARLGGTSLDVPVPRFAVGIVIGRNGEMIKKIQNDAGVRIQFKADDGISPERVAMVMGQPDRCQHAVHLINELIQTAQERDGFGSALRSGRVRGRGDWTMGSPGPLQEVTYTIPADKCGLVIGKGGETIKSINQQSGAHVELQRNPPPSTDPNTRVFTIRGTAQQMDLARQLIDDKIGGSGIMSNGGFGFSPFTQGPATHQNCGSGQTFLTGVWGNTYQTSWQNPGQQDPGQQNQPQSLMTDYSKAWEDYYKKQSQSSQQSSVPDYTAALAEYYRQQPYLWNPAQIQDH; encoded by the exons atcGTGGGAAAGATGGGCGGAGAAGCCATGTCCCACCTCAACAGCTCCTCAGGAAGTGTTGAGCCCTCCCTGTACTACCCTGGCCAGAAACGACCCGGAGAGGATGGCG ttGGTAACCAGCTAGCAGCCATGGGGCATCAAAG agTAATCACAGAGGATTACAAGGTCCCTGACAGAATGGTGGGGTTCA TTATCGGTAGAGGAGGTGAACAAATCACCAGGATCCAGTTGGAATCTGGCTGCAAGATCCAGATCGCTGCTG ACAGCGGTGGTTTGATGGAGCGACCATGTtccctgactggaactcctgaGAGCATTGA gCAGGCAAAGAGGCTTCTGGTCCAGATAGTGGATCGCTGTAGAAATGGTCCTGGTTTTCATGGCGACGGGGAAGGAGGGGCCTCTGTGCAGGAGATGCTCATCCCAGCCAGCAAGGTGGGGCTGGTGATCGGCCGAGGAGGAGACACCATCAAGCAGCTTCAG GAGCGAGCTggggtgaagatgatgatgatccaGGACGGTCCGATGCCAACAGGAGCAGATAAACCTCTCCGCATCTCTGGAGATCCATACAAAGTGCAG GCGGCAAGAGAGTTGGTGTTGGAGGTGATCCGGGAGAAGGATGGAGACTTCAGGTCAGGGCGCAATGACTTCAGCGCTCGACTTGGCGGAACCAGCCTGGAT GTTCCAGTTCCCCGGTTTGCTGTGGGAATCGTGATAGGCAGGAATGGAGAAATGATAAAAAAGATCCAAAATGATGCCGGGGTCCGAATCCAGTTTAAAGCAG ATGATGGCATCAGCCCAGAGCGTGTTGCTATGGTGATGGGTCAGCCAGACCGCTGTCAGCATGCTGTCCACCTCATCAATGAGCTCATCCAGACTGCTCAG gagcgTGATGGTTTTGGCTCTGCCCTGCGTAGTGGGAGGGTCAGAGGGCGTGGTGACTGGACTATGGGCTCTCCTGGTCCACTTCAGGAAGTGACCTACACCATCCCTGCTGACAAGTGTGGCCTGGTCATCGGCAAAG GTGGAGAAACCATTAAGAGTATTAACCAGCAGTCTGGGGCTCAtgtggagctgcagagaaaccCTCCCCCCTCCACTGACCCCAACACCCGGGTCTTCACCATCAGAGGCACCGCCCAACAGATGGACCTGGCCCGCCAGCTCATAGACGACAAGATTGGG GGTTCAGGCATCATGAGTAATGGAGGATTTGGCTTCAGTCCCTTCACCCAGGGCCCTGCTACACACCAGAA ctgtggcAGCGGGCAGACCTTCCTGACTGGTGTTTGGGGGAACACCTACCAGACCAGCTGGCAGAACCCTGGACAACAAGACcctg GTCAGCAGAACCAGCCTCAGAGCTTGATGACGGACTACAGTAAGGCCTGGGAGGACTACTACAAGAAACAGA GTCAGTCGTCTCAGCAGAGTTCGGTGCCAGACTACACTGCAGCGTTAGCAGAATACTACAGACAGCAGCCCTACCTGTGGAACCCTGCCCAGATACAG GATCACTAG
- the LOC132974246 gene encoding far upstream element-binding protein 3-like isoform X2 — protein sequence MMAELVQGQASMNQPGLKSDGLADVLQRARQIVGKMGGEAMSHLNSSSGSVEPSLYYPGQKRPGEDGVGNQLAAMGHQRVITEDYKVPDRMVGFIIGRGGEQITRIQLESGCKIQIAADSGGLMERPCSLTGTPESIEQAKRLLVQIVDRCRNGPGFHGDGEGGASVQEMLIPASKVGLVIGRGGDTIKQLQERAGVKMMMIQDGPMPTGADKPLRISGDPYKVQAARELVLEVIREKDGDFRSGRNDFSARLGGTSLDSVPLQVPVPRFAVGIVIGRNGEMIKKIQNDAGVRIQFKADDGISPERVAMVMGQPDRCQHAVHLINELIQTAQERDGFGSALRSGRVRGRGDWTMGSPGPLQEVTYTIPADKCGLVIGKGGETIKSINQQSGAHVELQRNPPPSTDPNTRVFTIRGTAQQMDLARQLIDDKIGGSGIMSNGGFGFSPFTQGPATHQNCGSGQTFLTGVWGNTYQTSWQNPGQQDPGQQNQPQSLMTDYSKAWEDYYKKQSQSSQQSSVPDYTAALAEYYRQQPYLWNPAQIQDH from the exons atcGTGGGAAAGATGGGCGGAGAAGCCATGTCCCACCTCAACAGCTCCTCAGGAAGTGTTGAGCCCTCCCTGTACTACCCTGGCCAGAAACGACCCGGAGAGGATGGCG ttGGTAACCAGCTAGCAGCCATGGGGCATCAAAG agTAATCACAGAGGATTACAAGGTCCCTGACAGAATGGTGGGGTTCA TTATCGGTAGAGGAGGTGAACAAATCACCAGGATCCAGTTGGAATCTGGCTGCAAGATCCAGATCGCTGCTG ACAGCGGTGGTTTGATGGAGCGACCATGTtccctgactggaactcctgaGAGCATTGA gCAGGCAAAGAGGCTTCTGGTCCAGATAGTGGATCGCTGTAGAAATGGTCCTGGTTTTCATGGCGACGGGGAAGGAGGGGCCTCTGTGCAGGAGATGCTCATCCCAGCCAGCAAGGTGGGGCTGGTGATCGGCCGAGGAGGAGACACCATCAAGCAGCTTCAG GAGCGAGCTggggtgaagatgatgatgatccaGGACGGTCCGATGCCAACAGGAGCAGATAAACCTCTCCGCATCTCTGGAGATCCATACAAAGTGCAG GCGGCAAGAGAGTTGGTGTTGGAGGTGATCCGGGAGAAGGATGGAGACTTCAGGTCAGGGCGCAATGACTTCAGCGCTCGACTTGGCGGAACCAGCCTGGAT TCTGTCCCTCTGCAGGTTCCAGTTCCCCGGTTTGCTGTGGGAATCGTGATAGGCAGGAATGGAGAAATGATAAAAAAGATCCAAAATGATGCCGGGGTCCGAATCCAGTTTAAAGCAG ATGATGGCATCAGCCCAGAGCGTGTTGCTATGGTGATGGGTCAGCCAGACCGCTGTCAGCATGCTGTCCACCTCATCAATGAGCTCATCCAGACTGCTCAG gagcgTGATGGTTTTGGCTCTGCCCTGCGTAGTGGGAGGGTCAGAGGGCGTGGTGACTGGACTATGGGCTCTCCTGGTCCACTTCAGGAAGTGACCTACACCATCCCTGCTGACAAGTGTGGCCTGGTCATCGGCAAAG GTGGAGAAACCATTAAGAGTATTAACCAGCAGTCTGGGGCTCAtgtggagctgcagagaaaccCTCCCCCCTCCACTGACCCCAACACCCGGGTCTTCACCATCAGAGGCACCGCCCAACAGATGGACCTGGCCCGCCAGCTCATAGACGACAAGATTGGG GGTTCAGGCATCATGAGTAATGGAGGATTTGGCTTCAGTCCCTTCACCCAGGGCCCTGCTACACACCAGAA ctgtggcAGCGGGCAGACCTTCCTGACTGGTGTTTGGGGGAACACCTACCAGACCAGCTGGCAGAACCCTGGACAACAAGACcctg GTCAGCAGAACCAGCCTCAGAGCTTGATGACGGACTACAGTAAGGCCTGGGAGGACTACTACAAGAAACAGA GTCAGTCGTCTCAGCAGAGTTCGGTGCCAGACTACACTGCAGCGTTAGCAGAATACTACAGACAGCAGCCCTACCTGTGGAACCCTGCCCAGATACAG GATCACTAG